In Kutzneria kofuensis, the DNA window GCTGCCAGTCGGCAAGCCGCGCTCGACTTCGGCGCGCACGAGTTCGTCGACCTTCAGAACGACTCGCTGGAAGACGTCGGCAGCGTAGATCTGGTGTTCGACGTCCTCGGCGGAGAAATCCAGAAGCGGTCCGCGGGCCTGATCCGGGCCGGAGGAACCCTGGTGACCGTCACCGGCCCGCCGGAGGCGCGGCCCGCCGACGGCCTGGCGGTCGACTTCGTCGTCGTGCCCGATCGCGCCCAACTGGGTGAGATCGCCCAGTGGGTGCGGGACGGACGACTGCGGGCGAACATCGGCACCATCGCGACTCTCGACGATGCCGTCGCCGCCTTCAACCCGACCGAGCGGGTCAAGGGGAAGACGATCATCCGTGTTCGCCCGTGAGAACGGCGACATGATCGCCGGGCGGTAGCTCGTCATAGCGCCTGGCCTGCGATGCTACGCACTGAGTTCATGCTTACGACGGCCTCGACGAAGTAAATCGTCGAGGCCGAGTTGGAGGCTGAGCGAGAGGTCCGCCAGAGATTGGCGGACAGTGTGGTGCCGTCTCGGGGTTTCTGGCTGCGGTGAAGGCCGAACTGCTCAAAGAGATATCAGGAGAAACCGAGTGAACTCCGAGATGTACGTACAGAAGAACGGCGATCGCGGATCGTACGAAGCCATGGTCGACGGGCACGTTGTCGGCATGATCGTCTACCATTCGCCGCGAGGCGGTCAACGCGTGACGCTCAGCCACACGATCGTCGAGCCTGAGTATCGCGGCCAAGGGATCGCAACCCGGCTTGTCAAACACGCCCTGGACGACCTGCGAGCTCAGGACCTGAAACTCACCAACTACTGCCCCTTCGTGGCTGACTACATTGCCGATCACCCTGAATACAAGGAACTCGTCGACAGCCGCTTCCCGGGCCGCGCGACGGTACCCGACCGCGCACCACGCGAACAGGCCAACTGACGAACACCCGGACCGCACCGGAACATCAGCAGTCGTGGATTTGCGCGGATACGCCCTGGACGTACCGGCGGTCGCGGCGGCGCCGGGAGCCGCAAGCTCACAGCACTCTGGAAGGGGCATGGCCATGCGCGGAACCCTGCCTGATCGATGCGGCACCTTCACGATCGGAGGCCACCCGGTTACTCGACTCGGACTCGGGACCGCTCAGATGAGTGCGTCCGGTGTGTGGAGCCATCCGACGGACGCCGCTGAAGCGGCACGCGTGCTCCGGCAAGCGGTCGATCTCGGCGTGAACCTCATTGACATCGCCGAGTCGTCGGGCCCGTTCAACTACGAAGAACTCATTGCGCAGGCGCTGAATCCGTACCCCGAAAACCTGCTGCTGATGATCAAAGGTGGGCTGCTTCGATCGCCGGACGGGCAGTGGGAGCCCGTGCCGCGGCCCTCGTTCCTCCGTAAACAGATTGACACGCGACTGTGGTATCTGAAGCTCAATCGCATACCGTTGTTTCAATTGCACGGATTCAGTCCTCATGCTCCTGTCGCTGATCAGATCGGACTGCTCACCGATATGCAGCGAGAAGGAAAGATCGGGCAGATCGGGTTGGCGGAAGTGACGGTAGCCGAACTGGAGGAAGCGCGAAAATTTGCGGAGATCGCGACGGTTCAAGCTGAATACAATCTCATCAATCGGGCTGCCGAACCGTTGCTGAACTATGCGGAAGAGGCAAACATCGGGTTCATACCATGGCTTCCGCTGGCCACTGGAGCGCTGGCCAGTCAGGACGGCCCTCTGGCGGAGTTGGCGCGACGGCGCAGTGTCACACCTGCACAGCTCGCTCTTGCGTGGCTC includes these proteins:
- a CDS encoding aldo/keto reductase, which translates into the protein MRGTLPDRCGTFTIGGHPVTRLGLGTAQMSASGVWSHPTDAAEAARVLRQAVDLGVNLIDIAESSGPFNYEELIAQALNPYPENLLLMIKGGLLRSPDGQWEPVPRPSFLRKQIDTRLWYLKLNRIPLFQLHGFSPHAPVADQIGLLTDMQREGKIGQIGLAEVTVAELEEARKFAEIATVQAEYNLINRAAEPLLNYAEEANIGFIPWLPLATGALASQDGPLAELARRRSVTPAQLALAWLLKRSPAMLPTPGTLSMQHLNDNVSAVDIALTATEVDDLDRSIPRIDRLARSAQYWR
- a CDS encoding GNAT family N-acetyltransferase; this translates as MNSEMYVQKNGDRGSYEAMVDGHVVGMIVYHSPRGGQRVTLSHTIVEPEYRGQGIATRLVKHALDDLRAQDLKLTNYCPFVADYIADHPEYKELVDSRFPGRATVPDRAPREQAN